Genomic window (Candidatus Chlorobium masyuteum):
AAATCGAAAGGTTGTGTGCGGCATTTTTTTCCGAAATCATGTTCGATTCATTCAACTCAAAAATCTCCCGGGCGATCGTTTTCAGCTCATCAAACTTCGGTAGCAGCTTTTGATAGTAAAGAGTGCGCCGCAGAGACTCGGGTTTCGAGCTATCCATGACCAAAGCGAGAACTCCAAAGTATTCTGCTGACAGAGAGTGAAGCCGTTCAGCCCGCTCTTTTTCCCCCGGCAACGTGATATTGTGCAGTTCACGATCGAGCGCATCGCTGAACTTCGCTTTATGCTCCTTCACCATCTGCACACCATTTTCATGGTTACCGATAAAGGTGTTCAATACCCCGCTGTCTATTCTTTCAAGGGCATCTTTCATATCCTGACAAGCCACCACGCTCAGGTAATTCTGCTTCAGCACAACAGCAAGGGAGCTCCCGAGCTCATCAATCTGGCGTATGGTCATAAAGCTGATGGCCGAGATAATTATCAGCATTCCACCAAGGCCGAGCAGGAGTTTCTGTCTGATTCCAATTTTCATGATCCATTGTTTATCTCTTTCAAGACAAATAGCGTGCCATACACAGGATCAAGGGAATCCGGGAGGAATTGGAAGGAAATGAGGGGTTTTCAGTATCAAAATGCACGCATTCAGATCATGCAATCGTGCATATTTCAACGCTGATGCGGAGTGGAAGAATACTCTATCGGGCAAACCGACAACAGCATCACGCTCTATCACCCATGATGCAATTTGCGATATGATTGTTTTAACCGGGTTATGCGCCAATACCCGGAACTGGTTCCACAAGAAGCGAAAGTTCCAGACTACGGGTTTTGACGCAAAGGGAGACGGAGGGAAGGATGAAATGGCCTCGCTACAAGGCACCTCAAATTAACCGGATGCTAATGATTAACGCAAATCACATTCATGTAATGAAGAGTCTTTGATGAAAAGAGACTCCTCACCGCATTCACCCGTTCGGATTCTGTAGGCTGTAGTAATCTCCGAGACAAAGATTTTGCCGTCTCCGAACTCTCCGGTTTTCGCGTGCTTTAAAATACACTCGATTGTTTTCTCCAAATTAATGTCGCGCACAACGATTGACAGTAATCGCCTGGAAATGAGCGACGTCTCTCTGATACTTCCCCGATAGATTTCTTTTTTGAATTTTGTGTCATTACCCTGTCCCGTAACCTCCCACCAGGTAAAGAAATCAATATCGATATTGTGGAGAGCTTGTTTCAACTCTTCATACTGGCTTGTCCGAATGATAGCCTCAATTTTTTTCATAGCTTTA
Coding sequences:
- a CDS encoding P-II family nitrogen regulator; this encodes MKKIEAIIRTSQYEELKQALHNIDIDFFTWWEVTGQGNDTKFKKEIYRGSIRETSLISRRLLSIVVRDINLEKTIECILKHAKTGEFGDGKIFVSEITTAYRIRTGECGEESLFIKDSSLHECDLR